The genomic interval CATCAGGAGTTACGTCAAATTTTCCCTCATTCTTTGGGCCTGCCGCAAGAAAACCGTTAGTATGTTTGTATTTAAAGTTTATTTTTCCCGGTGTAATAAAATAGTCACCTTGTTCAATTGCACGGTACATAGCAGGAATGAGCAGATCTTTGTATTGACTGCAGTTGGTCTTGTCTATCAACTTGGGTAAATCCATAGCCCAAAGGAGATTACCACCACACAAAAGCAGAACAAATAACGAACACAGTGACAACCCAAAATACTTCAAAATTCTCGTTCGTTTCATTTTCTTCTTTTCCCCCTTCAATTTTCATAATTGTTATATTTTTATCTTCATCTTCGCTATTGAACAGCCCTTTTGAGGAGGCTCTTATCAAATAACAAGCGCTGTCAGGCAAGACATACAACAACAAAAGGGCTGTTTAATGACGAAGATAACCTCATCTTGTAAAGGTTCACCCGACATCTTCGATCTGTTTTGGTATTAATAATTATCTTCCCATCAAGGCATACTCGCTCCACCATCAACAGATATGGTCTGACCGGTAATAAAGGAACCTTCATCTGAAGCCAAAAGTATGGCCATACCGATATAATCCTTTACCGAAGCGGTCCGTCGCATGGGGGTTGTGTTCACTATCATTTGAATGATTTCTTTCGGATATTTGGATTCCGAGATCAGTTTGGTGTCAGTTGTCAAACCACAGGCAATGGCATTCACATTAATCCCCATCGGACTTAGTTCAGCTGCCATAACCCGGGTCATGGCAAGCATCGCCCCCTTTGTTCCGGAATAATCTGAATTCAGTGGTATACCCACTCTTGCCTGGGCAGAACATATTCCAATAATCTTTCCGTATTTCTTCTTAACCATTTCTCTTGCCACAAGCTGAGTGCAGAAAAAAAACCCTTTCTGGTTTATAGCTACAACACTATCAAATGTTTCTTCGTCCTTTTCAAGAAATGGAACTGATGAACCGCTGATAGCGGCATTATTGACAAGTATATCTATCTTTCCGAACTTTTTTATGGTTTTATCTATCATGCCTTTGATATCTGAGATCACTGATACATCAGATTTCAGAGCAAGGACTTCAACACCAACAGCCTTTATGTCTTGTTCAGCAGTTTTGAGCCTTTCTTCATTCCGGGCAGTAATTACGATATTAGCCCCTTCATTTGCCATACCAAGGGCGATAGCCTTGCCGATTCCGGCACTGCCACCCGTTATAATTGCAACCTTATCTTTTAGTTTCATGGTTTAGTCCTTTGTTATAGCTGTTACCACCGGGCAAATTACCTCATCACACTCAATTTGTATTCTGATTGCCATATTAAATATTAGATGATTGCTTAAATCGTGCCAAAGTATAATATATAATAATATCGTATTGTTAAAAATTATATATAAATTAATATCTTTCATATGAAATAATATCATTTTTATAAGAATAAATAATGTGCTATAAAATTGTATCGGTATCCCCGTTTACTTATAATTGTATAGAGCAGAGCCACTTTCAAAACGTTTCAGTTTGGTTAAGCTCAAGGCGGACGAAAATTTTAACCGCAGGAATACATTGAGTATTTCGAGGATTAAAATTTGAGCCCAACGCAGAGATCGGCCAAAATGGGGCGTTTTGAAACTGGCTCAGCAGGATAATTTTATGGATATAGAAGATACAAACGAATTTTACCGTCAGGCGACTATGCGGATCTGTGGGAGCCTGGATATAAAAACTGCCATGTGGAATACTCTGGAATATCTTGAAAAATTTATGCCAATAACAGGAATGAATCTTGTGCTGGGTGAGCCGGGTGTTCCTGCTATAGAAGCATTGGCTCAGGTCAGCCGTTATAAGATAGAAAAGAGTGATCAGATTATTCCTCTGCCCCCGGAAATCCGGTACGAGGTTGAAAGCTATTGGGCAAGTTTAGATGATGTTATAATCGTCAATAACCCTGAGCTATTTCCGACTATGCTGAAAGTAGCTTTATTGTTTGATAAATCCAGGTTTGGCTTGTCAAATATGACCATGCGCTTGAAAATACAAGACAAAAGGCTGTTTGCCCTGGTAGTTTATTTAAGCGGGCCAGGACAATATAAAAGTGAACATGCAAATCTTTTGTCGATGTTGCATGATCCCTTTGCCATCGCTACGTCAAATGCTCTTCGACATCAGGAGGTGCTGAAACTAAAAGAAATGCTGGCAGATGATAACC from Pseudomonadota bacterium carries:
- a CDS encoding SDR family oxidoreductase; its protein translation is MKLKDKVAIITGGSAGIGKAIALGMANEGANIVITARNEERLKTAEQDIKAVGVEVLALKSDVSVISDIKGMIDKTIKKFGKIDILVNNAAISGSSVPFLEKDEETFDSVVAINQKGFFFCTQLVAREMVKKKYGKIIGICSAQARVGIPLNSDYSGTKGAMLAMTRVMAAELSPMGINVNAIACGLTTDTKLISESKYPKEIIQMIVNTTPMRRTASVKDYIGMAILLASDEGSFITGQTISVDGGASMP